One window of Mesorhizobium sp. PAMC28654 genomic DNA carries:
- a CDS encoding IS630 family transposase (programmed frameshift) produces the protein MAKSLSEDLRARVVAAVDGGLSRRAAAARFGVAAASSVRWVREWRETGATCAKPQGGDRRSHRVEAYRDIILAAIERRVDITLVELAELLRQEHGASFATSTIWRFLDRHSMTFKKKTAHASEQERPDVAARRNAWFDAQPDLDPEHLVFIDETGASTKMARLRGRTKRGMRCRSPIPHGHWKTTTFTGALRLTGMTAPMVLDGPMTGEWFVAYVEQVLVPTLRPDDVVILDNLPAHKSAAARVAIEATGARMMFLPPYSPDFNPIENAFSKLKSILRKAAARTVAELWDTISAALPCFTPTECANYFAATGYEPE, from the exons ATGGCGAAATCCTTATCGGAAGATTTGCGGGCTCGGGTGGTCGCAGCGGTTGATGGCGGCCTGTCGCGACGGGCGGCAGCGGCGCGATTTGGCGTGGCGGCGGCAAGCTCGGTGCGTTGGGTCCGGGAATGGCGCGAGACCGGAGCCACCTGCGCAAAGCCGCAGGGCGGCGACAGGCGGTCCCACCGCGTTGAAGCGTATCGCGACATCATCCTGGCGGCGATCGAGAGGCGGGTGGACATCACGCTGGTCGAACTCGCCGAGTTGCTGCGACAGGAGCATGGCGCGTCGTTTGCGACGAGCACGATCTGGCGGTTTCTCGATCGTCACTCCATGACCTTCA AAAAAAAAACGGCGCACGCCAGCGAGCAGGAGCGGCCAGACGTGGCGGCGCGACGAAACGCCTGGTTCGACGCCCAGCCCGATCTTGATCCCGAGCATCTGGTCTTCATCGACGAGACCGGAGCCTCGACAAAGATGGCTCGACTGCGGGGGCGCACGAAGCGCGGGATGCGGTGCCGATCGCCAATCCCGCATGGCCATTGGAAGACGACGACGTTCACCGGCGCCCTGCGCCTCACTGGCATGACCGCGCCAATGGTCCTGGACGGCCCGATGACTGGCGAATGGTTTGTCGCCTATGTCGAGCAGGTTCTCGTGCCGACGCTGCGGCCCGACGATGTCGTGATCCTCGACAACCTGCCGGCGCACAAAAGCGCAGCCGCCCGTGTGGCGATCGAAGCAACCGGCGCAAGGATGATGTTCCTCCCGCCCTATTCCCCCGACTTCAACCCGATCGAGAACGCCTTTTCCAAGCTGAAATCGATTCTACGCAAAGCCGCCGCACGAACCGTCGCGGAATTGTGGGATACCATCAGCGCCGCACTGCCTTGCTTCACACCAACCGAGTGCGCCAACTACTTCGCCGCAACAGGATATGAGCCGGAATGA
- a CDS encoding DUF1365 domain-containing protein encodes MKRQRITTMTENGPPPQAAGVLYPGDVMHARLKPFGHRFVYSVFSLLVDIDRLAEMGGMTWLLRVNRRGLSSFHESDHVERDGETLRDFADRLLAGAGLAKPAARILLLAYPRILGYVFNPISVYFCYDDAGALIAMIYAVRNTFGERHTYVAPIEPGDLSPAGVRQTRTKIFHVSPFIDMGARYHFHILPPGKVVRLRIHETEKGEPLLSATFAGQGCPLGTPQLATCLLKFPLMTWKIVAGIHWEALKLWLKGARFRSSPPAPESTSYRDQGAAFEPGE; translated from the coding sequence ATGAAAAGACAACGCATAACGACGATGACGGAGAACGGACCGCCGCCGCAAGCGGCCGGCGTGCTCTATCCGGGCGACGTCATGCATGCGCGATTGAAACCATTCGGCCATCGTTTCGTCTATTCGGTCTTCTCGCTGCTCGTAGACATCGACCGCCTGGCCGAGATGGGCGGCATGACCTGGCTGCTGAGGGTCAATCGGCGCGGCTTGTCATCATTCCATGAGAGCGATCATGTCGAGCGGGATGGCGAGACATTGCGCGACTTCGCCGACCGGCTGCTTGCCGGCGCCGGGCTTGCCAAGCCAGCCGCCCGAATCCTGCTCCTCGCCTATCCGCGCATCCTCGGCTACGTCTTCAATCCGATCTCGGTCTATTTCTGCTACGATGATGCCGGCGCGCTGATCGCCATGATCTACGCGGTGCGAAATACATTTGGTGAGCGACACACCTATGTCGCTCCAATCGAGCCAGGCGATCTCAGCCCGGCTGGGGTGCGCCAGACACGGACGAAGATCTTTCACGTGTCGCCTTTCATCGACATGGGAGCCCGGTATCACTTTCACATCTTGCCTCCCGGAAAAGTGGTGCGCCTGCGTATTCACGAGACGGAAAAGGGCGAGCCGCTGCTGTCGGCGACCTTTGCGGGCCAGGGCTGTCCACTTGGCACACCGCAGTTGGCGACTTGCCTCTTGAAGTTCCCCCTGATGACGTGGAAGATTGTGGCGGGAATTCACTGGGAGGCGCTGAAGCTCTGGTTAAAGGGCGCGCGCTTTCGTTCGAGCCCGCCCGCCCCGGAATCGACCAGTTACCGGGATCAGGGAGCGGCGTTCGAGCCTGGCGAATGA
- a CDS encoding NAD(P)/FAD-dependent oxidoreductase, translating to MNIVPINRGQHGARKKIAVIGSGISGAAAAWALNPTADVTLFEASGRPGGHTATVDIDYDGTPISVDTGFIVYNELAYPDLTALFSHLGVATHESDMGFSLSLDGGKLEWCGSTLRTIFAQKRNVFSPGFLWMLREILRFNKECVVDRDSGSLGHLTIGDYLKKKRFSSVFRDNYLMPMAAAIWSTPRAKMLDYPAASFISFFENHRLIHSERPVWRTVSGGSRNYLQKLLAPLGSRLRLAAPARTMVRDAFGITVWAGDQGPDRFDNVIIAAHSDQALAMLGDASSVEESILSAIPYRPNRVILHRDPRLMPKRRAAWSAWNYLRSSCDRDEPEVSVTYWMNRLQGIDETKPLFVSLNPVVEPRRELVFGEWAFDHPQYDARALSAQARLDDIQGVRGTYFAGAWTGHGFHEDGLRSGLDAAIALGAKVPWRASKEELPQLKLAAE from the coding sequence ATGAACATCGTGCCTATCAACCGAGGCCAGCATGGCGCCAGAAAGAAGATCGCGGTCATCGGGTCGGGAATATCCGGAGCCGCGGCAGCGTGGGCGCTTAATCCGACGGCTGATGTCACCCTGTTTGAAGCATCAGGTCGGCCGGGGGGGCACACGGCCACGGTGGACATAGACTACGACGGCACTCCGATCTCGGTTGATACCGGCTTTATCGTCTACAATGAACTCGCCTACCCGGACCTCACGGCGTTGTTCTCGCATCTCGGCGTGGCCACGCATGAAAGCGACATGGGTTTTTCCCTGTCGCTCGACGGCGGCAAGCTCGAATGGTGCGGTTCGACGCTGCGCACGATCTTTGCCCAGAAGCGCAATGTCTTTTCACCCGGCTTTCTCTGGATGCTGCGTGAAATCCTGCGCTTCAACAAGGAATGCGTTGTCGATCGCGACAGCGGGTCGCTCGGTCACCTGACGATCGGCGATTATCTGAAGAAAAAGCGTTTCTCGAGCGTGTTTCGCGATAATTATCTCATGCCGATGGCGGCGGCCATCTGGTCGACCCCCCGCGCCAAGATGCTCGACTATCCGGCCGCAAGTTTTATCTCCTTCTTCGAGAATCATCGGCTGATCCATAGCGAGCGCCCCGTATGGCGTACGGTGAGCGGCGGCTCGCGGAATTATCTGCAAAAGCTGCTGGCGCCGCTCGGTTCCAGGTTGCGGCTGGCCGCGCCTGCCAGGACCATGGTTCGCGATGCCTTCGGCATCACCGTATGGGCCGGCGACCAGGGGCCAGACCGCTTCGACAATGTCATCATCGCCGCTCACAGCGATCAGGCGCTTGCGATGCTGGGCGATGCCTCAAGCGTCGAGGAATCGATCCTGTCGGCCATTCCCTATCGGCCCAACCGCGTTATTCTGCACCGGGATCCCCGCCTGATGCCGAAGCGGCGCGCTGCCTGGTCGGCGTGGAACTATCTGCGCTCATCCTGCGACCGCGACGAGCCGGAAGTCTCCGTCACCTACTGGATGAATCGCCTGCAAGGCATCGACGAAACCAAGCCGTTGTTCGTCTCGCTCAATCCGGTCGTCGAGCCGCGAAGGGAATTGGTGTTCGGCGAATGGGCTTTCGACCACCCCCAATATGATGCGCGCGCGCTGTCGGCGCAGGCGCGCCTCGACGACATCCAGGGTGTGCGCGGCACTTATTTTGCCGGTGCGTGGACAGGCCATGGCTTTCACGAGGACGGACTGCGCTCGGGCCTTGACGCGGCGATCGCGCTTGGCGCGAAGGTGCCGTGGCGAGCATCAAAGGAAGAACTGCCCCAACTCAAGCTGGCGGCAGAATAG
- a CDS encoding Dabb family protein, which produces MIRHIVFFSARRKEDVEAVRNGLLALGKIPHSSLFEVTFNTKVDPMSDEIDVVVYAEFEDEAALAAYKAHPVYAKTTSEVKPLRELRYSADVVALA; this is translated from the coding sequence TTGATCCGGCATATCGTTTTCTTCAGTGCACGGCGCAAAGAGGATGTGGAGGCTGTTCGAAACGGCCTGCTGGCGTTGGGCAAGATTCCCCATTCCAGTCTCTTCGAGGTCACCTTCAATACGAAAGTCGATCCGATGTCGGACGAGATCGATGTGGTTGTCTACGCCGAATTCGAGGACGAGGCGGCACTTGCCGCCTACAAGGCGCATCCGGTCTACGCCAAGACGACGAGCGAGGTGAAACCGCTGCGCGAACTGCGCTATTCCGCTGATGTCGTGGCCCTGGCCTGA
- a CDS encoding VOC family protein: MTEAHAARQPLDHLVLPTISLDVARTRLTSLGFVVAPNGIHPFGTENCCVFLADGTYLEPLAVGNTQAAALAIAQGNVFVARDRLYRDSRGEDGFSALVLGTGDAEADHARYVEAGVSAGDILNFSRAFVDTSGKSAMASFKLAFASASGTADAFLFACERVNAPKIDRMALQAHVNGAAGIVEVVAVSDIPGDQGRLISIATGAEGENTFDLPNARLAVLTCAELETRLGVPVDAPSKLRFAAIVFSVRNAGIAAKLLAANGIAHDIRGSDIVVQAAPGQGAAFIFREIR, translated from the coding sequence ATGACCGAAGCACATGCCGCCAGACAACCGCTCGACCATCTCGTGCTGCCGACCATCAGCCTCGATGTGGCGCGAACACGGTTGACCTCGCTCGGATTCGTCGTTGCGCCGAACGGCATCCATCCCTTCGGCACCGAAAACTGCTGCGTCTTCCTTGCCGATGGCACTTATCTCGAACCGCTGGCGGTGGGGAACACGCAGGCCGCGGCACTGGCGATCGCGCAAGGCAATGTCTTCGTCGCACGTGACCGTCTCTATCGCGATAGCCGCGGCGAGGATGGATTTTCCGCCTTGGTCCTGGGAACCGGGGATGCCGAGGCCGATCACGCCCGCTATGTCGAGGCGGGCGTGTCGGCGGGAGATATATTGAACTTCTCGCGTGCATTCGTGGACACCTCAGGCAAGAGCGCCATGGCATCGTTCAAGCTCGCCTTCGCGTCCGCCAGCGGGACGGCGGATGCATTCCTGTTCGCCTGCGAGCGGGTCAATGCGCCCAAGATCGACCGCATGGCGTTACAGGCGCATGTCAATGGTGCGGCCGGCATCGTCGAGGTCGTGGCTGTCAGCGACATTCCTGGTGACCAAGGCCGATTGATTTCGATCGCCACGGGCGCGGAAGGCGAAAACACCTTCGATCTGCCGAACGCGAGGTTGGCCGTACTGACGTGCGCGGAACTCGAAACCCGCCTCGGTGTGCCTGTCGATGCACCGTCAAAGCTGCGCTTTGCCGCGATCGTCTTTTCGGTGCGGAATGCAGGGATTGCCGCGAAGCTGCTTGCAGCCAACGGCATTGCACACGACATACGTGGCAGTGACATTGTCGTGCAGGCCGCGCCAGGACAGGGCGCGGCGTTTATTTTCCGGGAGATCCGATGA